Proteins encoded within one genomic window of Mesobacillus subterraneus:
- a CDS encoding YkyB family protein yields the protein MNNERNKIPSLRPTIENLSQAIFTVNRHAKTAPNPKFLYQLKQDAIKKMLREGKAKKTGLHFSNNPRNSQQQSDVLVVCGDYTFHIPPTKQDFDQLPHLGKLDQSVRNPRASISLTSAKRLLSAYTGLKDSTETAVAGKTRRYAKPVFKKLGERYP from the coding sequence TTGAATAATGAAAGGAACAAGATACCCTCTCTCCGTCCAACGATCGAGAACCTCTCACAAGCAATCTTCACTGTGAACCGTCATGCAAAGACTGCTCCCAATCCGAAGTTTTTATATCAGTTAAAACAGGATGCGATTAAAAAAATGCTGCGGGAAGGCAAAGCTAAAAAAACAGGACTACATTTTTCGAACAATCCGAGAAACAGCCAGCAGCAATCAGACGTACTAGTGGTTTGCGGGGACTACACATTCCATATCCCGCCGACAAAACAGGATTTTGATCAACTTCCCCACTTAGGAAAACTTGATCAGTCAGTGAGGAACCCGAGGGCATCCATTTCCTTAACTAGCGCGAAAAGGCTATTGTCAGCCTACACTGGACTGAAAGATTCCACCGAAACAGCCGTAGCAGGAAAGACAAGGAGATATGCCAAACCTGTATTTAAGAAGCTAGGAGAACGCTACCCTTAA
- a CDS encoding DinB family protein codes for MNLEEIRQHYKDFDGWIHSLMALTDTEWHKPLGDGKWSVGAVVAHLLFWDQYSLKERFPYFKEGAELPSYPDFQSVNERAREYAENKATKEEILDGLLAVRAEFHKMLEEMDKDKLALAFKISKQHMTVGEYLIDFVYHDLHHQKQVDAALGRALVK; via the coding sequence ATGAATTTGGAAGAGATAAGACAACATTATAAAGATTTTGATGGATGGATCCATTCGCTCATGGCACTGACAGATACTGAATGGCATAAGCCTTTAGGTGACGGGAAGTGGTCGGTTGGCGCGGTAGTGGCGCATTTGCTCTTCTGGGACCAATACTCATTAAAGGAAAGATTCCCTTATTTCAAAGAGGGAGCTGAATTGCCTTCCTACCCTGATTTTCAAAGTGTTAATGAACGAGCACGAGAATACGCAGAAAATAAAGCAACAAAGGAAGAAATTCTCGATGGACTCCTTGCTGTGCGCGCTGAATTCCATAAGATGCTTGAAGAAATGGATAAAGACAAGCTGGCGCTGGCTTTTAAAATCTCCAAACAGCATATGACAGTTGGGGAATATTTAATCGATTTCGTCTATCATGATCTTCATCACCAAAAGCAAGTAGATGCAGCATTAGGAAGGGCATTGGTGAAATAA
- a CDS encoding L,D-transpeptidase family protein: MNHIVKRGETLAEIAANYRRTLQQILAANPGITNPALIYPGQRIIIPGLPDPASIPYSISVSLTNRRLTLFRSGTLIKSYPVGIGKMLTQTPVGEYVIVNREPNPGGPYGSMWLSLSKLGYGIHGTNNPASIGKAVSKGCIRMHNKEVLELARQVPNGTRVRITR, encoded by the coding sequence ATGAATCATATTGTTAAAAGAGGAGAAACGCTGGCAGAGATTGCCGCTAATTATCGCAGGACGCTTCAACAAATCCTTGCTGCCAATCCTGGTATCACGAATCCTGCACTCATCTATCCTGGCCAGAGAATCATAATTCCGGGACTTCCAGATCCAGCTTCTATTCCTTATTCAATTTCCGTTTCACTGACCAACCGAAGGCTTACACTTTTTCGTTCAGGCACACTGATAAAATCCTATCCCGTCGGCATCGGTAAAATGCTGACGCAAACCCCGGTTGGCGAATATGTAATTGTGAACCGAGAACCTAATCCCGGCGGCCCTTACGGTTCCATGTGGCTGTCGTTATCAAAACTTGGATATGGTATTCACGGAACAAACAATCCTGCATCGATCGGTAAGGCCGTTTCGAAAGGATGCATTCGGATGCATAACAAAGAGGTTCTTGAGCTGGCAAGGCAAGTTCCCAATGGTACTAGAGTCAGGATCACCCGATAG
- a CDS encoding aminotransferase A, with amino-acid sequence MEHLINNRVKNIEISGIRKFFNMVADVKDMVSLTIGQPDFPTPAHVKEAGMKAIEDNMTTYTHNAGLIQLRKAAADFYRKKYHVDYTAEDEVIITAGASEAIDITFRTILEEGCEVIIPGPVYPGYEPIIKLCGANPVYADIRNTQFKMTAELIESLITEKTRCIVLPYPSNPTGVSLDKEELIDIAQLLNGREIFVLADEIYSELVYEQQHVSIGQYIKEKTIVINGLSKSHSMTGWRIGMLFAPEYLVKHILKVHQYNVTCATSISQMAALEALTAGIDDALPMKQEYASRRDYVFNRLQSMGLDVIKPDGAFYFFVKIPGSYISSFDFCLKLVNEAKLAVVPGSAFSELGEGYFRLSYAYSMDTLKEGLDRLENYLRN; translated from the coding sequence GTGGAACATTTAATTAACAACAGGGTGAAGAATATAGAAATCTCGGGAATCAGGAAATTCTTTAATATGGTTGCAGATGTGAAAGATATGGTTTCCTTGACCATAGGCCAGCCGGACTTTCCGACACCAGCACATGTCAAAGAAGCCGGCATGAAAGCAATAGAGGACAACATGACTACATATACCCATAATGCAGGGCTAATCCAATTAAGGAAGGCTGCGGCAGACTTTTATCGAAAAAAATATCATGTCGATTATACAGCAGAAGACGAAGTAATTATTACTGCAGGAGCAAGCGAGGCTATTGATATAACTTTCAGGACCATTCTTGAAGAAGGATGTGAGGTCATCATCCCTGGGCCTGTTTACCCAGGGTACGAACCAATTATCAAGCTATGCGGTGCTAATCCGGTCTATGCAGATATCAGGAATACACAATTTAAAATGACTGCAGAGTTGATTGAGAGCCTGATTACTGAGAAAACAAGGTGTATCGTCCTCCCATATCCATCGAACCCTACTGGGGTCAGCTTGGATAAAGAGGAACTTATAGATATAGCACAACTGCTTAATGGCAGAGAGATCTTTGTCCTGGCGGATGAAATCTATAGTGAGCTTGTTTATGAGCAGCAGCATGTTTCAATTGGCCAGTACATAAAAGAAAAGACCATCGTTATCAATGGTCTTTCCAAATCCCACTCGATGACTGGCTGGCGAATAGGAATGCTATTTGCACCTGAATATCTTGTAAAACATATTCTGAAGGTGCATCAATACAATGTGACCTGTGCGACATCGATTTCACAAATGGCTGCTTTAGAGGCATTGACAGCCGGGATTGATGACGCATTGCCAATGAAGCAAGAGTATGCATCAAGGCGGGATTATGTATTTAACAGACTACAGTCAATGGGACTTGATGTAATAAAGCCTGATGGTGCGTTTTACTTCTTTGTTAAAATTCCGGGATCTTATATCTCTTCATTTGATTTTTGCTTAAAATTGGTCAATGAAGCGAAGCTCGCGGTGGTCCCGGGGAGTGCTTTCTCTGAATTAGGAGAAGGATATTTCCGGCTCTCCTATGCGTACTCAATGGATACGCTAAAAGAAGGACTCGACCGATTGGAAAATTATTTACGGAATTAA
- a CDS encoding chemotaxis protein, whose amino-acid sequence MMNDNNILLESGTNELEIVEFGIGQNKFAINVMKVKEILNPVPVVAIPNAHPFVEGIMELRGEVLPVINVAAALGLKESTNPQQDKLIVAEFNQMKTVFHVHTVSQIHRISWAQIEKPSDMYQGQESQIIGVIKLGGEMVLFLDFERILLEINPDSGIKVSDVKKLGLRERSLKRIVIAEDSGMLRKMLHETLSEAGFQYLEFFENGQDAITYLEHLAEDSEVLSQAVQLVITDIEMPQMDGHHLTKRIKEHPVLGKLPVIIFSSLITNDLRHKGSVVGADAQISKPEISELVLKIDELIL is encoded by the coding sequence ATGATGAATGATAACAATATTTTATTAGAATCAGGCACGAATGAACTGGAGATTGTTGAGTTCGGCATTGGTCAGAATAAATTTGCGATAAATGTCATGAAAGTTAAAGAAATTCTCAATCCTGTCCCTGTTGTGGCGATTCCGAACGCTCATCCATTTGTTGAGGGAATCATGGAACTTAGGGGAGAGGTGCTGCCAGTCATCAATGTCGCAGCAGCCCTGGGGCTGAAGGAGTCAACAAATCCACAGCAGGATAAATTGATCGTCGCTGAATTCAATCAGATGAAGACAGTCTTCCATGTCCATACCGTTTCACAAATTCACCGTATCTCATGGGCTCAAATTGAGAAGCCTTCAGACATGTATCAGGGACAAGAGAGCCAAATAATCGGAGTAATCAAGTTAGGCGGAGAAATGGTCCTTTTTCTGGATTTTGAAAGGATCCTTCTTGAAATCAATCCTGATTCTGGAATAAAGGTCAGCGATGTCAAGAAACTTGGTCTGAGGGAGCGATCTTTGAAAAGAATTGTCATTGCTGAAGACTCTGGGATGTTAAGGAAAATGCTTCATGAGACTTTGAGTGAAGCTGGATTTCAGTACCTTGAGTTTTTTGAGAATGGACAGGATGCCATTACCTATCTTGAGCACCTGGCAGAGGATTCTGAGGTTCTTTCGCAGGCAGTGCAACTTGTGATCACTGACATAGAAATGCCCCAGATGGATGGGCATCACTTGACAAAGAGAATAAAAGAACATCCGGTTCTGGGAAAACTTCCAGTTATCATTTTTTCATCGTTAATCACGAATGACTTGCGCCATAAGGGTAGTGTCGTTGGTGCTGATGCTCAGATCAGCAAGCCGGAGATAAGTGAATTGGTCTTGAAAATAGATGAATTGATCTTATAA